One Paenibacillus riograndensis SBR5 DNA segment encodes these proteins:
- a CDS encoding LacI family DNA-binding transcriptional regulator: MKVTITDIAIAAGVAKSTVSKVLNDSPKISQETKQKVREIMKQMNYTPSSIATGLARQSSSNIGLLIDMSKSSEFLNQFFYNIIGGIESVIGSLKYELTIANVEHNHPDGHFLHRLVRSKRVDGLIANTSVLTEELCTRLNHLEFPYVSLGEVAASGCWVDFDNEAGGRMLTRHLLEEGYSAVAFIGGYEGDPLFIRRLEGCRQVLGQAGKPLRKEWIINGEAEEAFGYQAAKQLLLSETPPDSVICMSNFAAYGVLLAARELGVKVPTQLGIATFDDYPLSRYTSPPLTSLNLDTFHLGVSAGKLLMERIGGKNEALQKLLLAPELLPRESSCRHTRT, from the coding sequence ATGAAGGTAACGATTACGGATATCGCCATTGCGGCGGGGGTAGCTAAATCCACTGTATCTAAGGTGCTGAATGATTCACCAAAAATTTCGCAGGAAACCAAACAAAAGGTCAGAGAAATTATGAAACAGATGAATTACACACCCAGCAGCATCGCCACAGGCTTGGCCCGGCAGAGCAGCAGCAATATCGGACTGTTAATCGATATGTCCAAGTCCAGCGAATTCCTGAACCAGTTCTTCTACAACATCATCGGCGGAATTGAGAGTGTGATCGGCTCCCTGAAATATGAGCTGACCATCGCAAATGTCGAGCACAATCATCCTGATGGCCATTTCCTGCATAGACTCGTAAGGAGTAAAAGGGTGGATGGCCTTATCGCCAACACCTCGGTCCTGACAGAGGAGCTGTGCACCCGGCTTAACCATCTAGAGTTCCCTTATGTCTCGCTGGGAGAAGTTGCAGCATCCGGATGCTGGGTCGACTTCGACAACGAAGCCGGCGGCAGAATGCTCACCAGGCATCTGCTGGAGGAGGGCTATTCTGCAGTGGCTTTTATTGGCGGATACGAGGGAGACCCGCTCTTCATCCGGCGGCTGGAAGGCTGCCGGCAGGTCCTTGGGCAGGCTGGCAAGCCGCTCCGCAAGGAATGGATTATTAATGGCGAAGCAGAAGAGGCGTTTGGCTATCAAGCGGCGAAGCAACTGCTGTTAAGCGAGACACCGCCGGACTCGGTAATCTGTATGAGCAATTTTGCAGCCTACGGAGTGCTGCTGGCTGCCAGAGAGCTTGGGGTGAAGGTTCCAACACAGCTTGGGATTGCAACCTTTGATGATTATCCCTTGTCCCGCTATACCTCACCACCGCTAACCTCGCTTAATCTGGATACCTTCCATCTGGGCGTATCTGCCGGGAAGCTCTTAATGGAACGGATCGGCGGCAAAAACGAAGCTCTGCAGAAGCTGCTGCTGGCGCCGGAACTCCTTCCGCGGGAATCCTCCTGCAGACATACAAGAACATAA
- a CDS encoding alpha/beta hydrolase encodes MESCLFIHGFTGGEYEISPLAQFLERHDYHARTFTLKGHGGSRNDLLQSDRHDWRQSAEDQLQDLLLGGEGVHLIGFSTGALIASYLSVQYQDCIKSLTLLSTPVFPLNLLEIARTLGSPVMVRNYLSKFGTTPAKATREFLRLVRESFNIYPQIKIPTLIVQGRRDHLVRAKSAAYLQRTIPSGSKRVLMVERSGHMLCHGEHSGQMMNEVLQFMRTSGRTGLN; translated from the coding sequence GCCGCTGGCGCAATTTCTGGAGCGGCATGATTACCATGCCAGAACGTTTACACTCAAGGGGCATGGGGGCAGCCGAAACGATCTGCTGCAATCCGACAGGCATGATTGGCGGCAAAGCGCCGAAGATCAGCTGCAGGATCTGCTCCTCGGCGGTGAGGGCGTGCATCTGATCGGTTTTTCGACCGGGGCACTGATCGCTTCCTATTTGTCGGTACAATATCAAGACTGCATCAAGTCGCTTACCCTGCTGTCCACCCCCGTCTTTCCTTTGAATCTGTTGGAGATTGCAAGAACCCTGGGCAGCCCGGTTATGGTTAGAAACTACCTTAGCAAATTCGGGACGACTCCGGCGAAGGCTACCAGGGAATTTTTGCGTCTGGTGCGGGAGAGCTTCAACATTTATCCGCAGATTAAGATCCCGACTCTGATTGTTCAGGGCCGGAGAGATCATCTCGTGAGAGCCAAAAGTGCGGCTTATCTGCAGCGCACGATCCCCTCAGGAAGCAAGCGGGTATTAATGGTGGAGCGAAGCGGACATATGCTGTGCCACGGAGAACACAGCGGGCAGATGATGAATGAAGTGCTGCAGTTTATGCGGACCTCCGGCCGTACCGGACTGAATTGA